The genomic DNA aaaacatacatatatatacagacatatatatatataatacgtatagatattgtgtgtacgtgtgtgtatgatgtacgtacgtgtattaAAGGGTCCCtttcaaaagtttttataGCTATGTATGATAAGAATATCAGAGGGTATAATTGCactattttatgttattatagtatattatataagtttattattaaagatagCACAGTgtttaactatttttttttgttttttcaatgcAGAATACTGCAGCTgtctattttaatttgttcgtTGTACATTATCTTGTTATTTGAAgccaatttaattattattatcttctactagtttaatattaaacatttaatttaattttaagtatATTGTAATGATTATTTGTTTATCCTTGCAAGATCTTGCCAGTAAAGTCTTGTAATGATCTTTCTTGTATGCTCAAAATATCAATGCACAAAGTGTAATggaatttataaaactattagaaatattcatttaattcttatcaaaattaatattctattaatataaaatattattctgtGTGTAGtcattatttgataatattctatacatttccatcaattttaaatatttttattttaactctTCAAATATcatatcagaaaaaaaaaatatatatatataagaatactTACCaagcaaatattaatttttgtaattagtGTTTCAGGAAATTTGTATGCCATTTAACAAGTTATGGAAGTGAACAAGTCACTTGGAGGAAATAAAATGtgatattcattattttttaatacaccttattaaatgtaatgttattaataaagttTCTAATACAATAAactatttaaagaattttaaggttttttttttatagagttgtgtagatacatacatacatatatatatacacacacatacacacactctacgtatgtgtgtgtgtgtgtgtgtgtatatatatatatatgatttgaaGAGGAAATAATACTTGAAATTGCTATTACATAGATCATACAATAGAATTTTGCATGATtacaatttttgaaaatttttaatgaaagtgACTTGTTCATGTtacaaaaagaagtaaaatattatattagtacttgtattttaatagtaataaaaaaaattattattgaattaactCAGAAATGGTACACTACtgaaatcaatttaatattatcgattaacaGTGAATTCTATCAGTCAATTAATACGTTTGATTTGCAATTTTCTATATAGAGACtatgtataaaataacaatagatacaattcaatttattgtttacatattttttcatcattcAATGCCATTTCAGAGTTGCAGTAACGATATTTACACACTTTTGTTCTtcttatattgtaaatattaataaaaagagcaATATGTGTAAATGCAATAGTatagaaagtattttttacatacaaaCGTATTGTAAAACTATTAAGTAAATTTTACGTAGTCATTaccgattaaatattattatatctctatatatgtataaatttaatctttattatatataaaaaaaaagaaacgaaaaacaaaattatattacataaaaacatttttttcaatcctCATAAAGTATCGATTTCGAACCCTATAATCTATCATATCGATCTTTAAgtaaatcgaataattatatttataatattaattacatcatattaataaataaagaataacaagataaatattatttatttataagtaaaaggaattttcttttataaagaattattctattagatttatgatataacatgaatttttatttacaaaaattacaataaattataacaacTGAAATAGGTtagaatttgataaaatacaGTAGTATAGTAAGTGacattatgtttttttatttataacatacgtttcgtttttttttcttatatctgcacaatctatatattattcacTTTTGTGCTTATTATGTCATTCTGGAATAAAAAGTGTTTTTCAATGGTACAGAAAATATGTTCTACACTTAACGATAatcttaaatatacatatatataaacaaaataatacttcAATTATGtgaaattcatataaatactataataaatgaGATTCAAAAGTTATTATAGTTTACAGAATTATACATATTGTGCTCTACAAATTATGGATTAAAATTTCCATAGGTGTATCTATACGATGTATATTCTATTTGCatattataaacatacaaTAAGTCGTAACATGCATTCAACATATACTTTTTacacataatatttatatataataaatttgtattatcatTTCTACTAAactttatgtaataataattgaattgttaatttatattatacatgtaatTATGACAATGTCTTTTAACAAGTTGGACTTAATATAAGTACtctatttttacattaacgaaaacaaattttacaatattcaaACTATCTTTGTCTAattaaataatcgtaaatgtctaattaataatctaattaaataatcgTAATGCTTAtcttttagataattttataaaataaaattgtctttaatattgataatgaaTAATCGTGAAcctatattatgtattttaataaaaagtattaatatgatggaacaatatattttagaaagttATACTTAGCTAAGAAAACATCTAATTTGTGAAGATTACATaagattatgtatatatgtttttttttttttaatatttcaattcacaatattatatatggcCCACAAAGTAAATGctaattttatctaatatatgCTATGgcatttaaataatagaattaatccTTTGCACATTTTTGTCTTTACTATGCATAcatttggtttttttttttatattaatacattgccgaaatttgatttattactaCTTATAAATGAGATGATCAATGACTAATTATAAGAAGACAAATATTAGTGTAAAGGGTTAATTTTTCATCtcaattcttattaattttcatagaaaaaatttcatgttaaatatataacaaaaaagaaataagttcttttttatgtaaataaaaaaaaacataaataactaaataagaCTTACTGTTTTCTCTTGTCACAGTCAGtagttttttgtattattagtTTATTACGTTGTCTAGTTACTTTGGTTATAGGACGACCAGCAGCAGCAATTTGTTTCAATCCCTGCTGTGGAATCCTTGCTGGACTTGCCGTACGTGGTACTGTTGGACCTTTGAGCAAAGCTTCAACATCTGCCAATCGTTTTCTTAAAGttcgattctctcttttatatttggCTAATTCAGAATCCTTATCTAATCTTTCATGTCCTGAGCTACTTGTTTCCTCCGCGATATGCCTAAacattaaatgtaatttttcttcatgTTCTCTTTGCATCAATACAATTCTCCTTTCGGCTTCTAATTTTGTCTGTTTTAAAGCATTAGTTAAAGTTTGTATACGCCATTCCTGAGCTTCTACATGAGTTTCAAGTTCAGCATTTTGGACTTCCAAATTTTTTGAACTTTCTTTCAGATCAATCAccttaagaaaatatttataaaacaacgTTCTCATTTCACCATCGGAAAGTTTTGCCAATCGTTCCATCAACATACGTTCCCCCTTTTCACGCTGAGATTGATTTTCATCGAAACCTTTTCGTCCACagatcatttcatttttatgctCTATCATGGCATCGATCGCTTCGATTGTTTCTCCACATTCTAGCAATTGTCGTTCTTCGACTGTActtaatgttttttctttttgaaatttttcatccaGATCACATTTCTCATCAACTAGACAATCTCTCGTACGTCTTAAATTTCGAATTTCATGACGAAGTGCTTCCTTCTCATCTGTATCTGCTGTTCTCTCTAAATCCattgacttttcttttaaaacatGATCAAGATGAGATATTCTAGCACTTACGtcttgtaaatttttcttcttctccgaaCAATCAGCTTTTaatttagtattatttttttcatcttcactCTCTGATTGCATTTCTTTTAACTTGGACGCCGTtagattatatttctcttccaATTCACGAATCTTTTTCTGATCTTCTGCCAATTCTTCTTCTAAcgctttttttcgttcctcctcctttttcaattgctttttcaatttttccatttgttttttaGATGTATTCAATGAACTTTCAAGCTCCAAAACTTTCTTAGCAGAATCGCCAGcaatttgttttatcatttcaatgtccattaatcttttttcataatgtatcgccatatttttatataactcaatttcctttttatgggctgatttttcttctgaatctttatatattgatGCATTTTCTGCTTGTGCTAATTGAGATCTAGTATTGTAATATTCTTCCTCTAGTTTActccattttctttgaaatctaTATTTTGCACTTGCTCTAGCATcagaattttttatcatatctgCAATAAAGCGTTCTTTGATCTTTATAGTCGTTTGCAATTCTTCGATACGTTTATGAGCTCCATCTAAATCTGACTGAATTTTTCTGACCTGCGTTTGCTTAGCTTCATTATTTAAtgttaatgattttaattctttGATTGGTTCTGGCACATCTGTAGTTTTAAGAGCATCTATTAATAAATCTGGAGAGTTATCGTTTTGAACAGTAAGATTTTCATTACCAAGTGTTACAGATTCGTAATTGTCAAAAATATTAGTATCAGTAAATTGAGTAGCTTTTTTATTAAGCATATGATTTTGATATGgtttaaaattatcattaaaagcTAATACTTCATTACACATCTCGGAACCTGGAAGCATAGAATTTCGCCTGGAATTTGGATTTCTAGCAGGAATCGGTTTCGCCAAAgaaacgtaattattattcgtatttatgGATTTTATCATAGTTGGAATGATTTCTATGTTTGTTTCTCTAAATACATCTTTCTTGGATTCAACAATTGTATCTGTatccatttttaatttattcatacatTCATCGAGCTTCTCTAAAAAGTCTGGACTTTCTGAGCTTACATCGCTATgatcatcctcatcctcatcatcTTCTTCAGGCTCTGATATATCACTATCAGTGACTGATGAactattcgaattatttttcatttctgcTCTATTTATAGATTCGTCTGTTTTCTCATCTGTTTCTGTTACCTCTTCAATTCTTTCTAAagattttcttgtattttcagGAAAACCATGCAAACTAGCTGCATCATCATTAGTAATACATTCTTCATATTCCTGTTTCATACAAAGCCATTGCTCAATTTGATCTTGTTCTGTATGTGGTAAGATATTACTTGTCATAAGTTTATTGAATAATCCTTCCGCATTAGAAACTAACTTAGACCA from Vespula pensylvanica isolate Volc-1 chromosome 13, ASM1446617v1, whole genome shotgun sequence includes the following:
- the LOC122633668 gene encoding kinesin-like protein costa encodes the protein MMHYGPWIHQQAILDNHQYYAPYITVMPQFQHRNQEQQDLDEEESEQTGDETHDTMTSATSGERSSSADLFRLQFAAMQWSKLVSNAEGLFNKLMTSNILPHTEQDQIEQWLCMKQEYEECITNDDAASLHGFPENTRKSLERIEEVTETDEKTDESINRAEMKNNSNSSSVTDSDISEPEEDDEDEDDHSDVSSESPDFLEKLDECMNKLKMDTDTIVESKKDVFRETNIEIIPTMIKSINTNNNYVSLAKPIPARNPNSRRNSMLPGSEMCNEVLAFNDNFKPYQNHMLNKKATQFTDTNIFDNYESVTLGNENLTVQNDNSPDLLIDALKTTDVPEPIKELKSLTLNNEAKQTQVRKIQSDLDGAHKRIEELQTTIKIKERFIADMIKNSDARASAKYRFQRKWSKLEEEYYNTRSQLAQAENASIYKDSEEKSAHKKEIELYKNMAIHYEKRLMDIEMIKQIAGDSAKKVLELESSLNTSKKQMEKLKKQLKKEEERKKALEEELAEDQKKIRELEEKYNLTASKLKEMQSESEDEKNNTKLKADCSEKKKNLQDVSARISHLDHVLKEKSMDLERTADTDEKEALRHEIRNLRRTRDCLVDEKCDLDEKFQKEKTLSTVEERQLLECGETIEAIDAMIEHKNEMICGRKGFDENQSQREKGERMLMERLAKLSDGEMRTLFYKYFLKVIDLKESSKNLEVQNAELETHVEAQEWRIQTLTNALKQTKLEAERRIVLMQREHEEKLHLMFRHIAEETSSSGHERLDKDSELAKYKRENRTLRKRLADVEALLKGPTVPRTASPARIPQQGLKQIAAAGRPITKVTRQRNKLIIQKTTDCDKRKQ